One Acetobacter ghanensis DNA window includes the following coding sequences:
- the hisS gene encoding histidine--tRNA ligase, with the protein MSSIQPVRGTHDLIGEEQRRHARVVSTARHIAGLYGFDEWSTPIFEETRVFSRSLGDTSDVVSKEMYSFNDRDGESLTLRPEGTAAVCRALVTNALTQSLPQKVFYTGPMFRHERPQKGRYRQFHQIGAELLGAAEPLADAEAIAMGYAVLEALGVANCVTLELNTLGDAASRDAWRHALVAYFSAHGDKLSEDSRVRLEKNPLRILDSKDAGDRELVANAPMMAEFLTPEARTFWDELRQKLDLFGIAYTVNPSIVRGLDYYNHTTFEFVTNRLGSQGTVLAGGRYDGLVKQMGGPEVPAIGWAAGVERLAMLLESAPEAPRSVVLIPVGSPDEKAVCQILQGLRQQGVRTEIGYKGSLRKRMERAGKQNASHVLFLGEDELVRGVFRVKSMESGQESEVASAALMSDARSIFA; encoded by the coding sequence GTGAGCAGCATTCAGCCCGTAAGAGGAACGCACGATCTTATTGGAGAAGAGCAGCGCCGCCATGCGCGCGTGGTGAGCACCGCCCGCCATATTGCTGGACTCTACGGGTTTGATGAATGGTCCACCCCTATCTTTGAAGAAACCCGCGTGTTCTCCCGTTCTCTGGGCGATACGTCGGATGTGGTTTCCAAGGAGATGTACTCCTTCAATGACCGGGATGGAGAGAGCCTGACTTTGCGGCCAGAAGGGACTGCTGCGGTCTGTCGTGCGCTGGTTACCAATGCGCTAACCCAGTCTCTCCCGCAGAAAGTGTTTTATACGGGGCCGATGTTCCGGCACGAGCGGCCGCAGAAGGGCCGTTACCGCCAGTTTCATCAGATCGGAGCGGAGTTGCTTGGTGCCGCCGAGCCTCTGGCGGATGCCGAGGCCATTGCCATGGGTTACGCTGTGTTGGAAGCCTTGGGTGTTGCGAATTGTGTAACGCTTGAACTGAATACACTGGGGGATGCTGCCAGCAGGGACGCATGGCGGCATGCGCTCGTGGCATATTTTTCAGCACATGGAGACAAGCTGTCAGAAGATAGCCGTGTCAGGCTGGAAAAAAATCCGCTGCGTATTCTGGACAGCAAGGATGCAGGCGACCGCGAGCTTGTTGCCAACGCGCCGATGATGGCTGAATTTTTGACCCCAGAGGCCCGTACATTCTGGGATGAATTGCGCCAGAAGTTAGATCTGTTTGGCATTGCGTACACCGTCAACCCCAGCATTGTGCGTGGGTTGGATTACTACAACCACACTACGTTTGAGTTCGTGACCAACCGTTTGGGCTCGCAGGGTACGGTGCTGGCTGGTGGTCGCTATGACGGTCTGGTCAAGCAGATGGGAGGGCCGGAAGTGCCCGCTATTGGCTGGGCTGCAGGGGTGGAACGTCTGGCCATGTTGTTGGAAAGTGCCCCAGAGGCTCCACGTTCTGTCGTGCTGATTCCGGTCGGCTCGCCTGATGAAAAAGCCGTATGCCAGATCTTGCAGGGCTTGCGTCAGCAAGGCGTCCGTACGGAAATTGGCTACAAGGGGTCACTGCGTAAGAGGATGGAACGGGCAGGCAAGCAGAATGCAAGCCATGTTCTGTTTTTGGGCGAGGATGAACTGGTCCGGGGCGTATTCCGCGTCAAAAGCATGGAAAGCGGGCAGGAAAGCGAAGTCGCATCTGCCGCCCTTATGTCTGATGCACGGAGCATTTTTGCGTAA
- the prfA gene encoding peptide chain release factor 1 translates to MNLDERLDRIANRALELEAHLASGLSGDAFTQASREYAEIEPVVARINELRATEQGITQAEALLSDPEMQELAGEELAELRQRLPGLQREVRLALLPKDVADERSAILEVRPAAGGDEAALFAAELFDLYRRYADLKGWRFTVMDYDESELGGLRCGIAEINGKSVFARLKYESGVHRVQRVPATEAQGRIHTSTVTVAVLPEAEEVDVTINETELRIDVFRASGAGGQHVNKTESAVRITHLPTGIVVSMQEEKSQHKNRAKAMKILRARLYEREREQAHASRAADRRSQVGTGDRSERIRTYNFPQGRVTDHRINLTLYKIDRVMLGELDEFVDALTQEEQAALLADAGF, encoded by the coding sequence ATGAATCTTGATGAGCGGCTGGACCGGATTGCCAATCGGGCGCTGGAACTGGAAGCGCATCTGGCAAGTGGGCTGAGCGGAGATGCCTTTACGCAGGCATCCCGCGAATATGCGGAAATCGAACCAGTTGTTGCCCGGATTAATGAGCTGCGCGCAACAGAGCAGGGCATTACACAGGCTGAAGCTCTCTTGTCCGACCCGGAAATGCAGGAGCTTGCGGGGGAAGAACTAGCAGAGCTTCGCCAACGCCTGCCCGGGTTGCAGCGGGAGGTCCGCTTGGCGCTGCTGCCCAAAGACGTGGCGGATGAACGCAGCGCTATTCTGGAAGTGCGTCCGGCTGCTGGGGGGGATGAAGCCGCTTTGTTCGCGGCTGAACTGTTTGACCTGTATCGCCGTTACGCAGACCTTAAGGGCTGGCGCTTTACCGTTATGGATTATGACGAGAGCGAGCTGGGTGGCCTACGGTGCGGCATTGCCGAAATTAATGGCAAGAGTGTTTTTGCTCGCCTCAAATACGAATCTGGCGTGCATAGGGTCCAGCGTGTTCCGGCAACAGAGGCTCAGGGACGTATTCATACCTCCACGGTTACGGTCGCCGTGCTGCCAGAGGCAGAAGAGGTGGATGTCACAATTAACGAGACAGAATTGCGGATCGATGTCTTTCGTGCGTCCGGTGCTGGTGGTCAGCATGTGAACAAAACCGAAAGTGCGGTGCGTATCACTCATTTGCCGACAGGCATTGTCGTGTCCATGCAGGAAGAAAAAAGCCAGCATAAGAACCGTGCCAAGGCGATGAAAATTCTGCGTGCGCGTCTGTACGAGCGCGAGCGTGAGCAGGCTCATGCCAGTCGTGCGGCCGATCGGCGCTCTCAGGTTGGTACGGGGGATAGGTCTGAGCGGATACGGACGTATAATTTTCCACAAGGGCGGGTTACAGACCACCGCATTAATCTGACGTTGTATAAGATTGACCGCGTGATGCTGGGTGAGCTGGATGAATTTGTGGATGCGTTAACGCAGGAGGAGCAGGCGGCTCTTCTGGCGGACGCTGGATTCTAG
- the prmC gene encoding peptide chain release factor N(5)-glutamine methyltransferase, which yields MILQSKAENAASHQSIQDLLVRGTALLRDAGVENPRREARLLLQYALGLTPEALLAMSPREVVAAEPFLAWVGRRAQHEPFAYITGSKGFWSLELGVSPASLVPRGDTETLIAALLDHCPDHNAELSFLDMGTGSGCILLAALAEYPNAWGLGVDIHPAAAMLARSNAQRCNMAQRALIMAGQWGEALRAGTRFDVVFSNPPYIPTADLDDLMEEVRAHEPVRALDGGADGLDAYRYLCSQLPLWLSEQGIGIFEIGIRQDAALRAIAGQNGLDVVQIVPDLAGIPRSVVLRQSEPSARI from the coding sequence ATGATACTTCAAAGCAAAGCAGAAAATGCGGCTTCTCACCAGTCAATACAGGACCTACTGGTCCGCGGGACGGCACTTTTGCGCGATGCTGGGGTGGAAAATCCGCGTAGGGAGGCGCGTCTGCTGCTGCAATACGCATTGGGCCTGACGCCAGAGGCTCTGTTGGCCATGTCCCCGCGGGAGGTTGTCGCGGCTGAACCGTTCTTGGCGTGGGTCGGTCGGCGGGCGCAGCACGAACCGTTTGCGTATATTACTGGGAGCAAGGGCTTCTGGAGTCTGGAGCTTGGGGTGTCCCCTGCATCTCTTGTGCCTCGTGGAGATACGGAAACGTTGATTGCCGCTTTGCTGGACCATTGCCCGGACCACAATGCGGAACTGTCATTTCTGGATATGGGGACGGGGTCAGGGTGTATTCTGCTTGCGGCTTTGGCGGAGTATCCGAACGCTTGGGGGCTTGGCGTGGACATTCATCCCGCTGCCGCCATGCTGGCACGTAGTAATGCCCAGCGTTGCAATATGGCGCAGCGGGCATTGATTATGGCCGGGCAGTGGGGCGAAGCTCTGCGTGCAGGAACTCGCTTTGACGTCGTATTTAGCAACCCACCTTATATTCCCACCGCAGACCTGGATGATCTGATGGAGGAGGTGAGGGCGCATGAGCCCGTGCGTGCGCTTGATGGTGGGGCGGATGGTCTGGATGCCTATCGGTATTTGTGCAGCCAACTGCCACTATGGCTGAGTGAACAAGGGATTGGCATTTTTGAAATCGGCATAAGGCAGGATGCGGCATTGCGGGCCATTGCCGGGCAGAATGGGCTGGATGTTGTGCAGATTGTGCCAGATCTGGCAGGTATTCCGCGCAGTGTTGTGCTGCGTCAGAGTGAGCCATCTGCCAGAATATAA